The DNA region GTCAATTCCATCTTGCTGTTGTCCTCGTGTGCCATAAACATCACAAGTAGCGATTCTAGGTTGTTCTGAGAGCAGATCACAGCACAAGTCCTGAAAGGTGTACTCATCAAGCTCATAAAAGTTGGGAGGCAAGTTTGGATTAACTCTAGGAAATACCATTACTACTTCTACTATTTAAAATTTATTGAATAAACTTAGAACATTTAACAGAGGGTAGTGTAACAATCAATACTCGTTATCCTGTGACAGCATAATTATTGCTGACTATCAGTTGTTGCTAATTAGGCATTCTCCTGCTACCTTCGCAACTCATTTCTGACTAAGAAACTACATATTAATTCCTTTTTTTCGACATTTGCACCTGATAAATGTTAAAAATAAATAACAAAAATACTTTGTTTTCCGCCAACTATCTGTCGCTATTTGTCATGTAATCCAGAAACATAACAGTCTACTAGTAAGTAACCATATTAAGATTTCCTACAGATATTACCGAGCAGACGAGTCGAACCGCTTGCCTACTAGCGTTATTCTTCCATTGAAGGGGACGGAGATTTGATAATACATCACTACCACCCAAAGCAACAGGTGTTATATGGTCTACTTCCCAGCCATAAGGGGAGTTTCTATTGCCATATTCGTATCTATTAATCCAAGCACCGCATTGGTCTTTACGCCAAACACGAGGGTCGTAATGAGGCACAACCATAGCTTGGCACCAGACAATCTCAACAGTATTTGTAGTAATGGCCATAACTGTTTATTTGTCAAAAATTTAACTCAGTCTAACACAATATAACATTTAAACATCATAAATCGTCAAATTGCAAATGGAAAATGTTAACTCAATTCGTATTTATAGAGAGCAAACAGGATTTTCCCAGGAACAACTGGGAGAACAGATAGGCGTAACTCGGCAAACAATCGCAGCATGGGAACGAGGCGAACGCGAACCATCACTGCTACAAATTTCTAAAATTGCTAGAGTCTTAGGAGTATCGCTAGAACTTCTACTTGATCAACCAACAGACTCTCTAAAGGGGATTGGGCAACTAGAAGTTAACTTGCTTTTCCGATCTGATGAACCATCTGCGCTTACCCCCTATGTGCGAGACCATTTAACCCAAAAAGCTGTTGACTATGCTGAAGTAGAAGCGTTGCTAGGAGAGGTTCCTGCAATACCTGCACTCCGTCCCCTAGAAGGTTATGACGAAATACTTGTAGAAGAGTTAGCAACAGAGGTAAGAGACTGGTTAGGAGTAGGAGAATTAACACCTATTGGTGACGTATTAGCTTTATTAGAATCAAAAGGTCTTAAAGTTATCCCATACTTGCTACCAGCAAAAGTTTCTGGTTTCTCCGCCTATACTGAGGCTTGGGGTGCGGTAATTTTTGTCAATGAAGATCATCCCACAGAAAGAAAATTTTTTACTGCCCTTCATGAAGTGGCACACTTAATTTTTCATCGTCGTGAATACAAAGTACCCCAAACCCGTTCTCGTCCAACTGAACCACGAGAAAAAGCTGCTAATCATTTAGCAGGTGCAGTACTGATGCCTAGAGGTGCTGTCTTACGAGAGCTTCATGCCTACCGTAATCGCTGGCTTCCTGAACCGCTCTTAAAAGATATCAAGCGACGTTACGGCATCAGTCTTCGCACAATATTGTATCGAGCAGAACAAGCTGAATTAATTACAAAGCAGCAAAAGGGTCAACAGTTAGGCGTACTCAACAAGAAATATGGTCCAGAAGATGAGCCAGAGAAACTACCATTACCAGAAAGGCTGAATCGTTTGGAACGCTTGGTTTATACGGCATTAATAGAAAAGAAACTTACTGTATCTCGATCTGCCGAAATTTTAGGAGAACATGTTTTAACTGTACGGGAAAAACTCTCTGAATGGTTAAAACAAGGTGAGGAGGATACAATGTGATTGTTCTATTAGATACTATTGCTCTGATTGAGTTACAACAAGCTTATCGCCACTCAGCATTTATCCAACTAACTTCTGTTGAAGTTCTTGATGTAGTGATTTCGGAGTTTCAGCATCCAAATTATACCGATTTTATAAAAATAATCAATAACTTTGGATTTCAAACTATTCAAACTGAATCTACTTGGTTTAATGCTGCTCGAAAATATCGTGACGGCACACTCAGCGTTCAAGATGCTCTAAACCTCCACTACGCCAAAACCTTCGAGAGAATCTTGGTTACTGATGAAAAGCCATTACAGATCAAATGTCAGCAAGAAAAAATTAGTAATCAACAAATATCATGGTTAATTAAACAATTAACTCGTTAGTTAAATATCAATAGGATAATATAACATGACTGTAATTGGCATTTTGACCTATAAAATTCCAGTTTTAGTTTAGTGTTACTGGGTATTTGTAATTATTCATTCAGTAACAATTCTAGGTACACCTCCAGTCTTTGCATCTTTAATAAAGATTACAACAGTTTTTAGCCTGCCAGATATGGCAGGCTATAGTAGATTTAAGTGATAGCTGATTTAACTAGCAACTGACGCTATTTCCGGTGAGAATAATTTGTGATTTTCAATGGCATATTTATAGCTAAACAATCCATTGTTTTACAAGAAAAATTTTTATTCACTACCCGATATCTTGAGTACTGTGATAACACATGGTGGTTGAATATTGTTATTGCGAATGAATTTCCTTGCAGTTGTGCAGGTTTTTTCTTGATGGTTATGTTGATAGCAAATCAAGCTTGTAACCTTTGATAGCAAAACTTTTCCGCGTAATCTGCGTCTTAAATTGTATCTACCTAGTTTTTGTGGAATTCGTTTTGACATTTTGCACTCTCCTTAATAATTGTGCGTGGTTTTTATATCGTTTGAGTTGAATTTCAAGCTGACGGGCTTCTTGTTTACTTGAAGTCTTCCACACGTGGACAATTTTGAATTCGATGCCGCGTTTTATCGCAGCACGAGTAAATGCTGCTCCAGATACTTGTAGATGCTGCTGAAATCTTTTCTTGAGGTTCGCGCATGAACCTAAGTAATAACGAGCTTGATGTTTCTCATTTCCAAGTGGACGAGATAGCTCAATCATGTAGCAGCAAGGAATTGAGGGTATTTTTCCTGACAATTCCATTTATGCTTTTTTTAGGATTATTTTGAAACCTGAGGCGTTAGCTGATTGTGGTGGTTTACGTAGTTACGCAGTTGAGTTTTTCTTGTTCTTGTACCCAACTAATTACATTTGATTTACTAATGCTTACAGGCTTATCTTCACCTGCAATAAATACTTGAAGCCAGCCATTTTCCAACTCATAGTAGTCAATAATTAAACCTGCTTCTCTGGCTGTTGTTAGAGCTAATACTTCCTGGGACTGCTCTTTTTCTTGGGATTTGATTTTGGCGTGATAATCTGCGATCGCTTCACGGAGAATTTGTTGGGGAAGTAGCCCATATCCATCAATTAATTCCTGTCTGAGTACCCTTGTTTGGTGGTCTTCTTGCCCAGAGTGACGCACACAATTCGCGGTTAAAATAATCATTTATTATCTCGTCAGACCTACAGACAAGTAACAAANTTTTGCTTTCTTTTAGCCAGACGTGGAGGCGATCGCTCTTTGCTGATTTTACTTAACCCGCTTAAAGACAGCATTTCATTGACAAAAACCGATATATTCTTAAAATTGCAAGAAATTGGTAAAAATAGGCAGTTTTGCCAATTTTGGCAATTAATCTGATAACTGGTATTACATTCTAGATGTTCTCTAACTTGCATTCCCACAGCATATGCAAGCAATGGGGGTACCGAATTTCCGATTTCTCTTTGGGCGTGGAGTATTGCCTCACTAAAATTAAACCAATCAGGATAACTGTGTAAGCGAGCAGCTTCTCTAACTGAGATAACTCGTGGCTGTTCTGGATGAAGGGGACGTAATGCGGTGCGGTTGCCACTCCCCGCTCTTAACGTCACGCAGAATCCATCCCATTGCAGCTTTTTTGATTTAGATTTAGCTTCTCTCGCACCTGGGGGAGTGTTGATGAATTGCTGAATTACTTCTGGTGTATGTGTTGTCGCTGTGAATCCCGTTCTAATGTTAGTTACTATACCAAGATTTGGGAATATTTTTTCAAGATACTTAGCATATTCTCCCTTCACCCAATCTGGATGCCATTCTTGAGTGTTTTGCTTGGGGAGTAGGGGGACTGGCAACAAGTCCGCGATCGCATCTCTAACTGTATGTTGAGGTTGATGCTTTGGCGGTATAATTTCTCCAAACTTAGATGCAACAAAAAACACCCTTTTTCTAGCTTGCGGAACCCCGTAATCTGAAGCGTTCAGGTTCCATTTGCTAAGGAAATAATGTTCTTCTAGCACTGCTTGGAGGTTAGCAGTAATGCAGCCAAACTTCTGATTTTCAATCCCCGGCACATTCTCCATGATTGCAGCTAGAGGATTGAGTTCCAACACTAGCCGAACAAACTCCCCTACCAACGAGTTTCTCTCATCCTCAACATTTTGCAGTCCGGCAACACTAAATCCTTGGCATGGTGGGCCACCAAAAACGGCATGAATTTCCCCGTCCCAATTGATGTACTTCGCCTGAATATGGGCGCGTATTTCTTCCCCTGTCACTTCCCGAATGTTTTTGCACAAGACTGTGGCATGCGGGAAATTATGTTGGTATGTTGCTAAGGCGATGGGATTGTTATCAATAGCGATCGCGATTTCAAATCCTGCTGCTTTAAATCCCAAGTCAAATCCACCCACCCCGGAGAATAGGCTAACAGCTATTTTTTTGTTTGCTGCTGTTGAGTTCATTGAGATTCTAATTAATGTTAATTTTTTGCACTTGGCTTTTAACACATGTCAATTACAATCGGAGTTATGCCTGACTTTCAAATCTGCCAGCCATCTGTCTAACCGACTATTACTAACTGTTTCTTCTATTAGTGGGTAATCTGTAGTAAAGACTTTATATACTCCTCCTGACTCCATCTCATAAAAGTTGACAATCAACCCTTCACGCTTGGCATTACTAAGCTTTTTGATTGCTTCTGGAAGCATCTGCCATACAAATTTCCTTTCCGAATCCGAGAGGATCTTCCAAGCTTCTTCTTTAGCTTGTTGATATTGCCATAGCCCCCAGCGCACTGAGGAATAATCTGAAGCTTTCCGCAATATGTCTGCGAGGACTTCTGCATCAGTTGCTGGGACTTCATTTGTACCGAACATCCCAGCCAATGTACTTTCTACTGCCTGAATCTCATCTTCTTCAAAGTCAATGTTTGACTCTTCAGGTTCTTCCAGGTATTCTTCGCAGTCATATTCTTCTGTATCCCTTTGCCACAAGGTTTCAAGTTCTCGCTGCATTACCTCAAGGTTTGTTGGGTTGACGATATTTTCATCGTTGACAGCAATCAATTCTTCTATGGTGTCAGTGAGTTGTTCACAAGGGATTAGTTCTTCAAAAGAGCCGATTTCATTCTTGGCTATCTCAGCTTGATGCTTTTCATATAAATCAGCGATCGCCTTTCTGACA from Nostoc sp. GT001 includes:
- a CDS encoding HNH endonuclease signature motif containing protein, whose translation is MAITTNTVEIVWCQAMVVPHYDPRVWRKDQCGAWINRYEYGNRNSPYGWEVDHITPVALGGSDVLSNLRPLQWKNNASRQAVRLVCSVISVGNLNMVTY
- a CDS encoding XRE family transcriptional regulator, coding for MENVNSIRIYREQTGFSQEQLGEQIGVTRQTIAAWERGEREPSLLQISKIARVLGVSLELLLDQPTDSLKGIGQLEVNLLFRSDEPSALTPYVRDHLTQKAVDYAEVEALLGEVPAIPALRPLEGYDEILVEELATEVRDWLGVGELTPIGDVLALLESKGLKVIPYLLPAKVSGFSAYTEAWGAVIFVNEDHPTERKFFTALHEVAHLIFHRREYKVPQTRSRPTEPREKAANHLAGAVLMPRGAVLRELHAYRNRWLPEPLLKDIKRRYGISLRTILYRAEQAELITKQQKGQQLGVLNKKYGPEDEPEKLPLPERLNRLERLVYTALIEKKLTVSRSAEILGEHVLTVREKLSEWLKQGEEDTM
- a CDS encoding DUF3155 domain-containing protein translates to MSKRIPQKLGRYNLRRRLRGKVLLSKVTSLICYQHNHQEKTCTTARKFIRNNNIQPPCVITVLKISGSE
- a CDS encoding GIY-YIG nuclease family protein → MELSGKIPSIPCCYMIELSRPLGNEKHQARYYLGSCANLKKRFQQHLQVSGAAFTRAAIKRGIEFKIVHVWKTSSKQEARQLEIQLKRYKNHAQLLRRVQNVKTNSTKTR
- a CDS encoding DNA cytosine methyltransferase, producing the protein MNSTAANKKIAVSLFSGVGGFDLGFKAAGFEIAIAIDNNPIALATYQHNFPHATVLCKNIREVTGEEIRAHIQAKYINWDGEIHAVFGGPPCQGFSVAGLQNVEDERNSLVGEFVRLVLELNPLAAIMENVPGIENQKFGCITANLQAVLEEHYFLSKWNLNASDYGVPQARKRVFFVASKFGEIIPPKHQPQHTVRDAIADLLPVPLLPKQNTQEWHPDWVKGEYAKYLEKIFPNLGIVTNIRTGFTATTHTPEVIQQFINTPPGAREAKSKSKKLQWDGFCVTLRAGSGNRTALRPLHPEQPRVISVREAARLHSYPDWFNFSEAILHAQREIGNSVPPLLAYAVGMQVREHLECNTSYQINCQNWQNCLFLPISCNFKNISVFVNEMLSLSGLSKISKERSPPRLAKRKQXFVTCL